The sequence TTGCTACTCGATCAAATTAAGACCCGGACTGAGTCTTTCCATCTTTAACCATCAGTCAACCAGACCATATTTGTTAAATTATCAAGATCCCGGAAATCGTTTTGCAATGCTCTTTACATTACCTGATGCTGCCGGAAACCATTCATCTGTTTCCGCGCACAATAATCATCCTCAATCGCACACAGACGATACGGAAGGCTGCTTCCTGGGATATATGCCGGAGGGCTGCGGTGTGATAACGCGCCCTGAACCAATCAGCTTTCGCGGTATTTTTATTGAAGTAGAGCTATGGTTAATGAAACAGTTTTGTGAGGATTGTGATAGTCAAATCCCTGATGACCTCAATTCTGTTTTGGGGGCTTCATCCTTTAACTACTCTTTTAAGAAAAGTCTGAATCTAACCCCAACGATAAATCTACGGCTCCATGAAATATTGAATTGCCGGTATCAAGGCAGCAGCAGACGTTTTTTTCTTGAAAGCAAGGCATTAGAGCTTTTTGTCCATGGTTTTGAACAGCTCAAATGCAACACAAGGCGGAACCGGGATACGTATCCTTTCGGTATTCATACTAATGATTTTATTATCCAGACCCAGGAAATATTATTGGGTAATATGGCGGCCCCACCGTCCCTCACTGAAATTGCCAGGCAGGTCGGGGTTAACAAGACAAAACTCAACCAGTGCTTCCGTAAGGTCCATGGCGTCAGTGTATTTGAATATCTGCGTATTTGCCGGCTGGAAAAAGCAAAAGATTTATTGATTTGTGGGGAAAAAACCGTAACCGAAATTGCCCTGGACGTTGGATACAACCACCATTGTAACTTTACCACGGAATTTAAAAAATATTTTGGGGTAAATCCCATTACATACCGCAAATAAAAACCTTTCACAGACCATACTCCTCGTTAGTTTTCATTTATATTGGGCTAACAAAAAATTGTTTCTCGACCAAAAGAATTAATTTCTTAAAGCAAAGCAATCCCCGGAAAAACTTCCTATTAATGGGTTCGTTTTTACAATTGTTGCATTAAAAGAGAATATTTTAAGGAACCGATTCAAAGGCTTATCACTAATTATATCAAAACCCTATAAATAGCCAATTCCGGACAATTATCCAGCTTTGACAAAACAACTAAGCCTGCACTAACACAGAGAAAGGGATACGTTGAGAATGAAAACTATTATCAGGAAAAAATTGAACGAAATGTTATCAGTCAGTTTGCTTATTGTCCTGTTTGGTATGTCGACTATTGCAACTGCCCAGGCAGAAGAAACTAATAAGCATGAAACCAGTTTGGACGCTATTGTGGTTACGGCCCAAAAAACCGAGGAAAATCTCCGGGACGTGCCGGTGAGTGTTACCGTGCTGGACGATCTTACCCTGGAAGATCAGCAAATCAAGGATCTTCAAGATCTATATAACTATATCCCCAATGTATATCAGCCAAGTGGGGAAACGCCTTCAATCAGGGGGATCCGGGCTGATACGACTACCCAGTCTGTATCAGCCGGGCTCTATGTTGACGGCGTGCCGACCACAACCGGAGTTGGTTTCCTGGCCTTGATGAACGGCGTGGAGCGTGTGGAGGTACTACGGGGACCACAGGGGACCTTATACGGAAAAAATACCTTGGCCGGTGTTATTAACGTGATTACCAAAAAGCCGGGCAATGAGCGAGAGGGGAACGTGTATGCCGAAATCGGAGAAGATAACAAATACGAAGTCGGTGGGTTTTTCAACGCCCCGATTATTAAGGATAAATTTTATGTCGGGCTTACCGGAAGATTTTATCAAAAAGACGGATTAATTGAGAACACTTATCTTAATGACACCGCCGATGACCGAGAAGACTTTTACGGCAAATTGTATCTGCGGCTGACACCCACGGACAAGCTGGACATTTCTCTGATATCTTCAATCTTGGAACCTGATAACGGTGGTCTTTCTCGAAACCTTGTTTCGGCTGAGAACCTTTTCGAAGTTGAATATGATGTGGATGAATACACTAATTTTTCAAAAGAGACACACGCGTTAAACTTCTCATACCAATTTGACAATTTTACGCTTAACTCCGTCACAAGCTACCAGAAAACAACAATGGAATCGTTCCAAGATGAGGATCATACCTCAGAAGCAATAAGCTATATGAAGATAGATATGCCATATGAAACCTGGGCACAAGAGTTGAGACTAAATGGGGAAAAGGGAAAACTGAAATGGCTGGCCGGTTTGTACGCAGATAAATTCGAAAAGTCAGGTGGATTTAGTACTACTTTCGTTAAGACAGGCTTCAAATATGAGAATTATACTGATATTAACGAAAATACAATTGGTATTTTTGGACATGTGGACTACCAGCTTACCGATCGATTTTCCGTCACCTTTGGTCTTCGCTATGATAACGACCACAAAGAGAGCGACGACCATGTCAATGATGAATATGAAGAGGCGGATTATTCCGCCTTTTCTCCCAAATTTGCCCTGCGATACAAAATCAATAACCAGATCACGACCTATGCCACGGTGGCAAAGGGGTATAAAAGCGGCGGGTTTTATATGTTTGCTGCGGATGGGTATCCCACAGATTATGATCAGGAAACGTTATGGAACTATGAAGTAGGCGTTAAAAGTGCCTTGATGGATAACCGGCTGATGCTCAACGCCGCGGTTTATTATATGGATCATTCCGATATGCAGGTTTTAACATCAATAGAAAATGGTACGGGATATATATCCAACGCCGCCAGCGCCACTTCTATGGGTTTTGAACTGGAGAGTAACTTTATTATTAATAAAAATTTCTCTGCGTTTGCAAATTTAACCTGTGTTCGACAGTTGTAGGTTCATTTTTTTAAAATTTTGTCAAAATATCCAATAAAATCAGCTCGAATGTGATTCCTGACGCCAAAACTTGTAGGCACACGACTTGTTGGTTTATGCTTGACATTAATGACGATACATGCTTTTTCTATGGGCATGTATGTACGCACAATAAAACGCAGAAACAAAGATGGGTCCGAGGTCGAGTATGTTCAGTTAGCCCACAATACTCGTCATCCAGAAAAAGGCTATTCACGAGCCGAGGTCGTCTACTCCTTCGGGCGGCGGGACCAACTCGACGTAGCCGCCCTCAAGCGCTTAGTCAGCAGCCTCAGCCGGTTCATCAGCCCCGAAGACATTCAGGACCTTGAAGCCCAAAGCGCCGGGCTCAAGTTCATATCCAGCAGGCCGGCAGGGGGAGCCCTGCTGCTCAAAGGCTTGTGGGAACGCATTGGGATTGACCGCTGCCTTGCCAATGCATTGAAACACACAGAGTTCAAAGCGCCGATTTCGGATGCGATTTTTGCAATGGTGGCCAACAGGGCACTGGCTCCGTCTTCCAAACTTGCCGTCGAAGAGTGGGTAGCCAAGGATGTTCATCTGGACATTGAGGCGCCGATCAAGGCTCAGCACCTTTACCGGAGTATGGACTTCCTGCTTAAGAATGCGGAGGCCATCCAAGAGAAGGTGTTCTGGACAACGGCTCAACTGCTGAATCTCACGGTGGACCTGATCTTCTTTGATACAACCAACACTTATTTTGAAATGGAAGACACCAACGACTCGGAGCTGCTTGCTTTTGGGAAATCTAAACACAAAAGAGATGACCTGCCCCAAGTCACCATTGGCCTGGCCGTGACACGGGAAGGTATCCCGGTCCGTTGCTGGGTTCTGCCGGGCAACCAAAATGACGCCAAGTGCGTCGATACCGTTCAAAAGGATTTGAACGACTGGCGGCTTGGCAACGTGATTTGGGCCATGGACCGTGGCATGACCAGCGAAGAGAATCGAAAAAACCTCCAAAGAGCCGGGGGACAGTACATCCTTGGTGAAAAGTTGAGGGGCCCCAATGTAAATGAAGAAGCCCTGAACCGGGGTGGGCGGTTCAAAAAGGTCAACGACAATCTCCATATCAAAGAGGTCTTTGTCGGTGAGGGCAGCGGCAGGCGCCGGTTCGTCATCGCTTACAACCCAGAACAGGCTGAACACGACAAACATGTCAGGGCAAGGAACCTGGAGCGGATCGAAAGCATATCTCAAATCCAAATATGCTCTCCTGGCACACCGGTCCATGGGCAGATACCTCAAGGAACTGAAGTCAGGCAAGCTGACGGTGGATAAGGCTAAGATTAAGCAGGCGGAAAAGCTGGACGGCAAATATCTTTTGAGCACAAGCGACAAAAGCCTGTCGGCTGAGGATATCGCCCTTGGCTACAAACAACTCATGGAAGTCGAGCGCGCGTTCCGCACTTTAAAGTCCACCCTGTCCCTCCGGCCTGTCTACCACACCAAAGACGACCGCATCCGCTCTCATGTCCTGTGCTGTGCTGGCTGGCCCTGCTCCTGGTGCGGATTACCGAGCTGGAGACCGGCTTGAGCTGGCCCAGGGTCCGCGCCGAGCTGGAACGGCTCCAT is a genomic window of uncultured Desulfobacter sp. containing:
- a CDS encoding AraC family transcriptional regulator, whose protein sequence is MLFTLPDAAGNHSSVSAHNNHPQSHTDDTEGCFLGYMPEGCGVITRPEPISFRGIFIEVELWLMKQFCEDCDSQIPDDLNSVLGASSFNYSFKKSLNLTPTINLRLHEILNCRYQGSSRRFFLESKALELFVHGFEQLKCNTRRNRDTYPFGIHTNDFIIQTQEILLGNMAAPPSLTEIARQVGVNKTKLNQCFRKVHGVSVFEYLRICRLEKAKDLLICGEKTVTEIALDVGYNHHCNFTTEFKKYFGVNPITYRK
- a CDS encoding TonB-dependent receptor; the protein is MKTIIRKKLNEMLSVSLLIVLFGMSTIATAQAEETNKHETSLDAIVVTAQKTEENLRDVPVSVTVLDDLTLEDQQIKDLQDLYNYIPNVYQPSGETPSIRGIRADTTTQSVSAGLYVDGVPTTTGVGFLALMNGVERVEVLRGPQGTLYGKNTLAGVINVITKKPGNEREGNVYAEIGEDNKYEVGGFFNAPIIKDKFYVGLTGRFYQKDGLIENTYLNDTADDREDFYGKLYLRLTPTDKLDISLISSILEPDNGGLSRNLVSAENLFEVEYDVDEYTNFSKETHALNFSYQFDNFTLNSVTSYQKTTMESFQDEDHTSEAISYMKIDMPYETWAQELRLNGEKGKLKWLAGLYADKFEKSGGFSTTFVKTGFKYENYTDINENTIGIFGHVDYQLTDRFSVTFGLRYDNDHKESDDHVNDEYEEADYSAFSPKFALRYKINNQITTYATVAKGYKSGGFYMFAADGYPTDYDQETLWNYEVGVKSALMDNRLMLNAAVYYMDHSDMQVLTSIENGTGYISNAASATSMGFELESNFIINKNFSAFANLTCVRQL
- a CDS encoding IS1634 family transposase, encoding MTIHAFSMGMYVRTIKRRNKDGSEVEYVQLAHNTRHPEKGYSRAEVVYSFGRRDQLDVAALKRLVSSLSRFISPEDIQDLEAQSAGLKFISSRPAGGALLLKGLWERIGIDRCLANALKHTEFKAPISDAIFAMVANRALAPSSKLAVEEWVAKDVHLDIEAPIKAQHLYRSMDFLLKNAEAIQEKVFWTTAQLLNLTVDLIFFDTTNTYFEMEDTNDSELLAFGKSKHKRDDLPQVTIGLAVTREGIPVRCWVLPGNQNDAKCVDTVQKDLNDWRLGNVIWAMDRGMTSEENRKNLQRAGGQYILGEKLRGPNVNEEALNRGGRFKKVNDNLHIKEVFVGEGSGRRRFVIAYNPEQAEHDKHVRARNLERIESISQIQICSPGTPVHGQIPQGTEVRQADGG
- a CDS encoding transposase; its protein translation is MGRYLKELKSGKLTVDKAKIKQAEKLDGKYLLSTSDKSLSAEDIALGYKQLMEVERAFRTLKSTLSLRPVYHTKDDRIRSHVLCCAGWPCSWCGLPSWRPA